The DNA window CCCCGCGCTTGATATTTTGCACCAAACCGCGTTCAACCAGCGCCAAATTCAAAACAGCATCTTCGGGTAACTTTGACAGGTTGTATTCTATCTCTAATTGATTTGATTCTTTGCTGCCTGATTTTTCCAGAAATAAAGTAAAGTCAGCCGATTTCTTAAGTGCAGATTCTATGTTTGCTCTGGCTTTGGCCCGGTTTGAGCCCACGAATTCTTCTGTGCCATTAACGATCATTTGCGGTGTGTAAATCCGGTTGGACCGGAAGGCCTGGGCATACCTTTGCTGCCGTCCGGAAAAAGCTTTTTTTGCATAAGGATCCTTCCAGCCGATATAGTCCCAATAATCGACATGAAACGCGAGAGCAAACACCGGTTTTTTGTTATCGCGAGCATTGGCAACAATCTCTCCTAAAAGTTTATCCGCCGGCGGGCAGCTCGAGCATCCCTCTGAAGTGAATAATTCCACAACAGCGAATGAGCTGGTAGAGTTGTTATCGTCGGAATGAACTTGAGCCTGGCCATGACTCGTTCCCTGGAAACAAATAAGAACCAACAACGATAAAGAACTTAAAATTAAACCACGCTTCATTTCTTCTCCTTGGATTAGCATTAATTTATCTAACCCATACCAGGTCGCATTTTGTTCCCGCAAATTATTGACCAACAGGTTTCCGCTTGACATTTTGCCGTAATTTGATAGCTTATTTATTCTTCACTTGTCTACACCTTTCATTCGACGTAAAAAAAACATTGAGATATGAAGGAGAAAAGGTCGAAAAACCAGTGAGAATCACCGTTTGCCAACTCGCTAATGATACTGAAGCACTGCTCAAGGATTGGCAGCAACTGACAAGCCATGTAAAAGCTGAGGCTAGCGATCTTGTTTTGCTTCCTGAAATGCCTTTTTATCCGTGGATTGCTAAAACCCGGCAGTTTGATCCGGAAACCTGGCAAGAGACGGTTGCTGCCCACGACAATTGGCTCACACATTTTGGGGATCTTTCTCCCGCAAACATCATTGGAACGCGACCCATTAATTCTGCGGGCCGGCGTTTGAACGAAGGCTTTGTCTGGGATTCCAAATCAGGATATCGAGCAGCCCATGCAAAAACTTATTTGCCCGATGAAGAAGGTTTTTGGGAAGCCACCTGGTATGATCGGGGTCAGGTAGATTTTAAACCCGTCGACTTAGGACAAGCTCGCGTCGGTTTCCTCATTTGTACCGAACTCTGGTTCATGCAGCACGCCAGAGCTTATGGCCAGCAGGCGATTCATTTGCTGGCCTGTCCACGGGCGACTCCGAGATCGACTTTGGACAAATGGTTAGCGGGCGGCCGGGCAGCGGCTGTTGTGTCCGGTGCTTTTTGTTTATCATCTAATCTGATTACACTTGGCGGACCGAAGGAGATGGGGGGACCAGGCTGGATAATCTCACCTGACGGAGATGTGCTGGCCACAACTTCTGTCGACCGGCCAATTGTTACCTTAGAAATTGATTTAAGTGAAGCAGAACAAGCTAAGAAAACATACCCGCGTTATGTACTCGAATAAAATCCGGAGGAATTTTCATGAACAGGTTTAAAGTCAAATGTTGGTCTGTTTGGGTTTCAGGTTTGATATTTACGTTTACTGCACAGGCCCAGGAAATTGGCCCGGCAAACGGTTCATTAGTAATTGTCGGCGGGGCTCTGAAAGATCAGACCATCCTGAAACGTTTTCTGGACCTTGCCGGCGGCGCTGACGTCCCGATTGTGGTCATTCCAACTGCAGGAGGACGCGAAGACTACGACCAATATTGGCGCGGCTTAAAACAATTTAAAGAAGCGGGCGCCACAAATTTGACCGTACTTCACACTTACGATCCCAAAGCGACCGATGCAGATGAATTTACCCAGCCAATAAATGAGGCCCGGGGTGTTTGGTTCGCGGGCGGCCGGCAATGGCGTTTGGCGGATTCTTATCTCAACACAAAAGTGCACGAGGCGCTCAAGGCACTCCTCGATCGCGGCGGTGTGATTGGCGGCTCCTCAGCGGGGGCCACCATACAAGGTTCTTACCTGGCCAGAGGCGACACTGAAACCAATACAATTATGATGGGAGATCACGAGGAAGGTCTGTCTTTCCTGAAAAACGTTGCCATCGATCAACATCTTCTCAAACGCAACCGCCAATTCGATCTGATTGAGATAATCGAAGCCAAACCCGAGCTTTTGGGAATCGGCCTGGATGAAAACACAGCAATCGTCGTTCGGGGCGATGAATTTG is part of the candidate division KSB1 bacterium genome and encodes:
- a CDS encoding DUF1223 domain-containing protein is translated as MLIQGEEMKRGLILSSLSLLVLICFQGTSHGQAQVHSDDNNSTSSFAVVELFTSEGCSSCPPADKLLGEIVANARDNKKPVFALAFHVDYWDYIGWKDPYAKKAFSGRQQRYAQAFRSNRIYTPQMIVNGTEEFVGSNRAKARANIESALKKSADFTLFLEKSGSKESNQLEIEYNLSKLPEDAVLNLALVERGLVQNIKRG
- a CDS encoding cyanophycinase; the protein is MNRFKVKCWSVWVSGLIFTFTAQAQEIGPANGSLVIVGGALKDQTILKRFLDLAGGADVPIVVIPTAGGREDYDQYWRGLKQFKEAGATNLTVLHTYDPKATDADEFTQPINEARGVWFAGGRQWRLADSYLNTKVHEALKALLDRGGVIGGSSAGATIQGSYLARGDTETNTIMMGDHEEGLSFLKNVAIDQHLLKRNRQFDLIEIIEAKPELLGIGLDENTAIVVRGDEFEVIGQSYVAIYDHNRMLDSGGKFYFLSPGDWFNLKTREAFRPTTTREPLERVTKKSWAEQ
- a CDS encoding carbon-nitrogen hydrolase family protein, which encodes MRITVCQLANDTEALLKDWQQLTSHVKAEASDLVLLPEMPFYPWIAKTRQFDPETWQETVAAHDNWLTHFGDLSPANIIGTRPINSAGRRLNEGFVWDSKSGYRAAHAKTYLPDEEGFWEATWYDRGQVDFKPVDLGQARVGFLICTELWFMQHARAYGQQAIHLLACPRATPRSTLDKWLAGGRAAAVVSGAFCLSSNLITLGGPKEMGGPGWIISPDGDVLATTSVDRPIVTLEIDLSEAEQAKKTYPRYVLE